One part of the Vitis riparia cultivar Riparia Gloire de Montpellier isolate 1030 chromosome 8, EGFV_Vit.rip_1.0, whole genome shotgun sequence genome encodes these proteins:
- the LOC117920167 gene encoding uncharacterized protein LOC117920167 isoform X3, producing MSFQNKGFWMAKGAGCVTDGEMAYDNPSRIEPKRSHQWFMDGTEELFPNKKQAVEVPNSNLFPGLSNPNVSPWANASGFHSVSGHFTERLFDPEAARTVNFDDRNIPSVGAGNMNMARKVIEDPFGNESLFGLSMSHSLEDPRSGLNYGGIRKVKVSQVKDSENIMSVSMGHAYTRADNNTMSMAHAYNKGDGNSISMGLTYNKGDDNILSISDSYGREDNNFISMGQAYNKGDENIAMSHTYKVNNNTISMGDAFGKSDDNVISMGQTYKGDDNTISMGQTFNKADNSIMSMGHTYDKGGDNTISMGHTFSKGDNNIISMGQTYNKGDDNTISMGHIYNKGDENTISMGHTYKGDNSNLSIGHSYNKGESNIISFGGFHDDDDDTNPSGRLVCSYDLLMGQPSVQRSEALNEKKLVESNADALISTAQITASGSETVSKKKEEQKLSKKVPPNNFPSNVRSLLSTGMLDGVPVKYIAWSREKELRGIIRGSGYLCGCQSCNLSKVINAYEFERHAGCKTKHPNNHIYFENGKTIYGIVQELKSTPQNSLFDVIQTITGSPINQKSFRLWKESFLAATRELQRIYGKEEGKQLS from the exons ATG TCTTTCCAGAACAAGGGCTTTTGGATGGCTAAGGGTGCTGGTTGTGTTACTGATGGTGAGATGGCATACGATAATCCTTCGAGAATTGAGCCAAAGCGTTCACATCAGTGGTTCATGGATGGTACGGAGGAGCTATTTCCAAACAAGAAGCAAGCAGTAGAAGTTCCTAACAGCAACTTGTTTCCAGGACTTTCAAATCCAAACGTTTCTCCGTGGGCAAATGCTTCTGGTTTTCACTCAGTCTCAGGTCATTTCACTGAACGGTTATTTGACCCTGAAGCAGCAAGAACTGTCAATTTTGATGACAGGAACATTCCATCAGTTGGTGCAGGAAATATGAACATGGCAAGAAAAGTTATTGAGGATCCTTTTGGGAATGAATCCTTATTTGGTTTATCTATGTCTCATTCACTGGAAGATCCTAGATCAGGTCTTAATTATGGTGGGATCAGGAAAGTTAAAGTCAGTCAAGTGAAGGACTCTGAGAATATTATGTCTGTATCAATGGGACATGCCTATACTAGGGCGGATAACAATACCATGTCAATGGCTCATGCATACAACAAGGGAGATGGCAATTCAATATCAATGGGTCTTACTTATAACAAAGGGGATGATAACATCCTATCAATAAGTGACAGTTATGGCAGGGAAGAcaacaatttcatatcaatgGGCCAAGCTTATAACAAGGGGGATGAAAATATAGCGATGAGCCATACCTACAAGGTGAATAATAATACCATATCTATGGGTGACGCATTCGGAAAGAGTGATGACAATGTCATATCTATGGGTCAAACATACAAGGGGGATGATAATACCATATCAATGGGTCAAACGTTCAACAAGGCTGATAACAGTATAATGTCCATGGGTCATACCTACGATAAGGGGGGTGACAATACGATTTCAATGGGTCACACATTCAGCAAAGGAGACAACAATATCATATCTATGGGTCAAACCTACAACAAGGGGGATGACAATACCATATCAATGGGGCACATCTATAATAAAGGAGATGAGAATACCATATCAATGGGTCACACCTACAAGGGTGATAATAGTAATTTGTCTATTGGTCATTCTTATAACAAGGGAGAGAGTAATATAATATCTTTTGGTGGTTtccatgatgatgatgatgatacaAATCCCTCTGGGAGGCTTGTATGCAGTTATGACTTGTTGATGGGTCAGCCATCAGTTCAAAGGTCTGAGgcattaaatgagaaaaaattggTCGAGTCAAATGCTGATGCACTCATAAGTACTGCTCAGATAACTGCCTCCGGATCTGAGACTGtttcaaagaagaaagaagagcaAAAACTGTCTAAGAAGGTTCCTCCAAATAACTTCCCTTCAAATGTCAGAAGTTTGCTATCCACTGGTATGCTGGATGGAGTTCCAGTGAAGTACATTGCCTGGTCACGGGAG AAGGAACTCCGAGGTATTATAAGAGGTTCTGGATATCTCTGTGGTTGTCAGTCATGCAATTTGTCTAAG GTAATTAATGCTTACGAGTTTGAGCGACATGCTGGTTGCAAGACAAAACACCCCAACAATCACATATACTTTGAGAATGGAAAGACTATCTATGGGATTGTCCAAGAGCTTAAAAGCACCCCACAGAATTCGTTGTTTGATGTTATTCAGACAATTACTGGTTCACCTATTAACCAGAAGTCCTTCCGTCTTTGGAAAG AATCCTTTCTGGCTGCAACTCGTGAACTTCAGCGTATATATGGAAAAGAAGAAGGGAAGCAATTGTCATGA
- the LOC117920168 gene encoding WAT1-related protein At2g37460-like: MENEISSKSTYRLLYRVKPFLAITFLQFGFAGMDVFSKVALNQGVSNYVLVVYRHAIATAVIAPFAVILDKKVRPKMTFSIFTKLMLLSLLEPVIDQNLYYFGLKYTTATFAAAMYNILPAITFLMACVFGLEKVTLKSIHSQAKVVGTVATVAGAMLMTLVKGPVIELIWTKGRNNQGVKGGGTNIHDSIKGSLMITVGCFSWACFIILQAITLKTYPAELSLTAWICLLGTAQGTIVALVMERGKTSVWSIHWDTKFLAALYSGIVCSGLAYYIQGVVMKDRGPVFVTAFNPLSMIIVAVMSSFILAEQMYLGRVIGAIVIVAGLYFVVWGKSKEYKSGSPSTDGQMVQDKQMTDTSSDSNENSTPEVITLNVSSRGGATRDEQINRQSDQLLV, from the exons ATGGAAAATGAAATATCAAGCAAGAGTACATACAGACTCCTATATAGGGTTAAGCCTTTCTTAGCTATTACCTTCTTGCAATTTGGATTTGCAGGAATGGATGTCTTTTCTAAGGTTGCATTGAACCAGGGGGTGAGCAACTATGTGCTAGTTGTCTACCGCCATGCAATCGCCACAGCCGTCATTGCTCCTTTTGCAGTCATTCTGGAcaa GAAAGTACGACCAAAGATGACTTTCTCAATCTTCACCAAACTAATGCTGCTCAGCTTATTGGA GCCAGTTATTGaccaaaatttgtattatttcgGGTTGAAGTACACAACAGCAACATTTGCAGCCGCTATGTACAACATTCTTCCAGCCATAACCTTTTTAATGGCTTGCGTCTTTGG GCTTGAGAAGGTAACACTTAAGAGTATCCACAGCCAAGCTAAGGTGGTTGGTACTGTAGCAACTGTTGCAGGAGCTATGCTCATGACACTGGTAAAAGGCCCAGTTATTGAGTTGATTTGGACAAAAGGAAGAAACAACCAAGGGGTTAAAGGTGGTGGAACGAATATTCACGACTCAATCAAGGGTTCCCTCATGATCACAGTCGGCTGCTTCAGCTGGGCTTGTTTCATAATTCTACAA GCAATCACGCTAAAAACGTACCCGGCTGAACTTTCTCTCACTGCTTGGATATGCCTGTTGGGCACAGCACAAGGCACCATAGTGGCACTTGTTATGGAACGGGGAAAAACTAGTGTCTGGTCTATACACTGGGACACTAAATTCCTGGCAGCTCTATACAGT GGCATAGTCTGTTCAGGGCTAGCTTATTACATTCAAGGAGTAGTAATGAAAGACAGGGGACCGGTTTTTGTGACTGCTTTCAATCCACTAAGCATGATAATTGTTGCTGTCATGAGCTCTTTCATTTTGGCCGAACAAATGTACTTGGGAAG GGTAATCGGTGCCATTGTCATAGTAGCTGGCCTATACTTTGTTGTGTGGGGTAAAAGCAAGGAGTACAAATCTGGATCCCCCTCAACAGATGGACAAATGGTCCAAGACAAACAAATGACAGACACAAGCAGTGATAGCAATGAAAATTCTACTCCTGAGGTGATTACGCTCAATGTTTCAAGCAGAGGTGGGGCAACTAGagatgaacaaataaatagacAGAGTGATCAGCTACTTGTCTAG
- the LOC117921224 gene encoding ras-related protein RABE1c-like: MAAPPARARADYDYLIKLLLIGDSGVGKSCLLLRFSDGSFTTSFITTIGIDFKIRTIELDGKRIKLQIWDTAGQERFRTITTAYYRGAMGILLVYDVTDESSFNNIRNWIRNIEQHASDNVNKILVGNKADMDESKRAVPTSKGQALADEYGIKFFETSAKTNLNVEEVFFSIGRDIKQRLAETDSKAEPHTIRINPPDHAAGSAETPAKSACCGS; this comes from the exons ATGGCGGCTCCACCTGCAAGAGCTCGAGCCGATTACGATTACCTCATAAAGCTACTTCTGATCGGCGACAGCG GTGTGGGTAAGAGTTGCCTTCTTTTGCGTTTCTCAGATGGTTCCTTCACCACTAGTTTTATTACGACAATTGG CATTGATTTTAAGATAAGGACCATAGAGCTTGATGGAAAACGAATCAAACTACAAATCTGGGATACTGCTGGCCAGGAACGGTTTCGAACTATCACAACTG CTTACTACCGTGGGGCCATGGGTATTTTGCTTGTGTACGATGTCACTGATGAGTCATCATTCAACA ACATTCGGAATTGGATCCGCAACATTGAACAGCATGCTTCTGATAATGTGAACAAGATATTGGTTGGTAACAAGGCTGACATGGATGAAAGCAAAAGg GCTGTTCCTACATCAAAGGGCCAAGCACTGGCTGATGAATATGGCATCAAGTTCTTTGAGACT AGTGCAAAGACAAATTTAAATGTGGAAGAGGTTTTCTTTTCAATAGGTAGGGATATAAAGCAGAGGCTTGCAGAAACTGACTCGAAGGCTGAG CCTCATACAATCAGGATTAACCCACCGGACCACGCGGCTGGGTCTGCTGAAACACCTGCAAAATCAGCATGCTGTGGTTCCTAA
- the LOC117920167 gene encoding uncharacterized protein LOC117920167 isoform X1 — MNHWGKKKHIAYFFPPVKQSFQNKGFWMAKGAGCVTDGEMAYDNPSRIEPKRSHQWFMDGTEELFPNKKQAVEVPNSNLFPGLSNPNVSPWANASGFHSVSGHFTERLFDPEAARTVNFDDRNIPSVGAGNMNMARKVIEDPFGNESLFGLSMSHSLEDPRSGLNYGGIRKVKVSQVKDSENIMSVSMGHAYTRADNNTMSMAHAYNKGDGNSISMGLTYNKGDDNILSISDSYGREDNNFISMGQAYNKGDENIAMSHTYKVNNNTISMGDAFGKSDDNVISMGQTYKGDDNTISMGQTFNKADNSIMSMGHTYDKGGDNTISMGHTFSKGDNNIISMGQTYNKGDDNTISMGHIYNKGDENTISMGHTYKGDNSNLSIGHSYNKGESNIISFGGFHDDDDDTNPSGRLVCSYDLLMGQPSVQRSEALNEKKLVESNADALISTAQITASGSETVSKKKEEQKLSKKVPPNNFPSNVRSLLSTGMLDGVPVKYIAWSREKELRGIIRGSGYLCGCQSCNLSKVINAYEFERHAGCKTKHPNNHIYFENGKTIYGIVQELKSTPQNSLFDVIQTITGSPINQKSFRLWKESFLAATRELQRIYGKEEGKQLS; from the exons ATG AACCATTGGGGAAAAAAGAAGCACATTGCCTATTTCTTCCCCCCTGTAAAGCAG TCTTTCCAGAACAAGGGCTTTTGGATGGCTAAGGGTGCTGGTTGTGTTACTGATGGTGAGATGGCATACGATAATCCTTCGAGAATTGAGCCAAAGCGTTCACATCAGTGGTTCATGGATGGTACGGAGGAGCTATTTCCAAACAAGAAGCAAGCAGTAGAAGTTCCTAACAGCAACTTGTTTCCAGGACTTTCAAATCCAAACGTTTCTCCGTGGGCAAATGCTTCTGGTTTTCACTCAGTCTCAGGTCATTTCACTGAACGGTTATTTGACCCTGAAGCAGCAAGAACTGTCAATTTTGATGACAGGAACATTCCATCAGTTGGTGCAGGAAATATGAACATGGCAAGAAAAGTTATTGAGGATCCTTTTGGGAATGAATCCTTATTTGGTTTATCTATGTCTCATTCACTGGAAGATCCTAGATCAGGTCTTAATTATGGTGGGATCAGGAAAGTTAAAGTCAGTCAAGTGAAGGACTCTGAGAATATTATGTCTGTATCAATGGGACATGCCTATACTAGGGCGGATAACAATACCATGTCAATGGCTCATGCATACAACAAGGGAGATGGCAATTCAATATCAATGGGTCTTACTTATAACAAAGGGGATGATAACATCCTATCAATAAGTGACAGTTATGGCAGGGAAGAcaacaatttcatatcaatgGGCCAAGCTTATAACAAGGGGGATGAAAATATAGCGATGAGCCATACCTACAAGGTGAATAATAATACCATATCTATGGGTGACGCATTCGGAAAGAGTGATGACAATGTCATATCTATGGGTCAAACATACAAGGGGGATGATAATACCATATCAATGGGTCAAACGTTCAACAAGGCTGATAACAGTATAATGTCCATGGGTCATACCTACGATAAGGGGGGTGACAATACGATTTCAATGGGTCACACATTCAGCAAAGGAGACAACAATATCATATCTATGGGTCAAACCTACAACAAGGGGGATGACAATACCATATCAATGGGGCACATCTATAATAAAGGAGATGAGAATACCATATCAATGGGTCACACCTACAAGGGTGATAATAGTAATTTGTCTATTGGTCATTCTTATAACAAGGGAGAGAGTAATATAATATCTTTTGGTGGTTtccatgatgatgatgatgatacaAATCCCTCTGGGAGGCTTGTATGCAGTTATGACTTGTTGATGGGTCAGCCATCAGTTCAAAGGTCTGAGgcattaaatgagaaaaaattggTCGAGTCAAATGCTGATGCACTCATAAGTACTGCTCAGATAACTGCCTCCGGATCTGAGACTGtttcaaagaagaaagaagagcaAAAACTGTCTAAGAAGGTTCCTCCAAATAACTTCCCTTCAAATGTCAGAAGTTTGCTATCCACTGGTATGCTGGATGGAGTTCCAGTGAAGTACATTGCCTGGTCACGGGAG AAGGAACTCCGAGGTATTATAAGAGGTTCTGGATATCTCTGTGGTTGTCAGTCATGCAATTTGTCTAAG GTAATTAATGCTTACGAGTTTGAGCGACATGCTGGTTGCAAGACAAAACACCCCAACAATCACATATACTTTGAGAATGGAAAGACTATCTATGGGATTGTCCAAGAGCTTAAAAGCACCCCACAGAATTCGTTGTTTGATGTTATTCAGACAATTACTGGTTCACCTATTAACCAGAAGTCCTTCCGTCTTTGGAAAG AATCCTTTCTGGCTGCAACTCGTGAACTTCAGCGTATATATGGAAAAGAAGAAGGGAAGCAATTGTCATGA
- the LOC117920167 gene encoding uncharacterized protein LOC117920167 isoform X2, translating to MNHWGKKKHIAYFFPPVKQSFQNKGFWMAKGAGCVTDGEMAYDNPSRIEPKRSHQWFMDGTEELFPNKKQAVEVPNSNLFPGLSNPNVSPWANASGFHSVSGHFTERLFDPEAARTVNFDDRNIPSVGAGNMNMARKVIEDPFGNESLFGLSMSHSLEDPRSGLNYGGIRKVKVSQVKDSENIMSVSMGHAYTRADNNTMSMAHAYNKGDGNSISMGLTYNKGDDNILSISDSYGREDNNFISMGQAYNKGDENIAMSHTYKVNNNTISMGDAFGKSDDNVISMGQTYKGDDNTISMGQTFNKADNSIMSMGHTYDKGGDNTISMGHTFSKGDNNIISMGQTYNKGDDNTISMGHIYNKGDENTISMGHTYKGDNSNLSIGHSYNKGESNIISFGGFHDDDDDTNPSGRLVCSYDLLMGQPSVQRSEALNEKKLVESNADALISTAQITASGSETVSKKKEEQKLSKKVPPNNFPSNVRSLLSTGMLDGVPVKYIAWSREELRGIIRGSGYLCGCQSCNLSKVINAYEFERHAGCKTKHPNNHIYFENGKTIYGIVQELKSTPQNSLFDVIQTITGSPINQKSFRLWKESFLAATRELQRIYGKEEGKQLS from the exons ATG AACCATTGGGGAAAAAAGAAGCACATTGCCTATTTCTTCCCCCCTGTAAAGCAG TCTTTCCAGAACAAGGGCTTTTGGATGGCTAAGGGTGCTGGTTGTGTTACTGATGGTGAGATGGCATACGATAATCCTTCGAGAATTGAGCCAAAGCGTTCACATCAGTGGTTCATGGATGGTACGGAGGAGCTATTTCCAAACAAGAAGCAAGCAGTAGAAGTTCCTAACAGCAACTTGTTTCCAGGACTTTCAAATCCAAACGTTTCTCCGTGGGCAAATGCTTCTGGTTTTCACTCAGTCTCAGGTCATTTCACTGAACGGTTATTTGACCCTGAAGCAGCAAGAACTGTCAATTTTGATGACAGGAACATTCCATCAGTTGGTGCAGGAAATATGAACATGGCAAGAAAAGTTATTGAGGATCCTTTTGGGAATGAATCCTTATTTGGTTTATCTATGTCTCATTCACTGGAAGATCCTAGATCAGGTCTTAATTATGGTGGGATCAGGAAAGTTAAAGTCAGTCAAGTGAAGGACTCTGAGAATATTATGTCTGTATCAATGGGACATGCCTATACTAGGGCGGATAACAATACCATGTCAATGGCTCATGCATACAACAAGGGAGATGGCAATTCAATATCAATGGGTCTTACTTATAACAAAGGGGATGATAACATCCTATCAATAAGTGACAGTTATGGCAGGGAAGAcaacaatttcatatcaatgGGCCAAGCTTATAACAAGGGGGATGAAAATATAGCGATGAGCCATACCTACAAGGTGAATAATAATACCATATCTATGGGTGACGCATTCGGAAAGAGTGATGACAATGTCATATCTATGGGTCAAACATACAAGGGGGATGATAATACCATATCAATGGGTCAAACGTTCAACAAGGCTGATAACAGTATAATGTCCATGGGTCATACCTACGATAAGGGGGGTGACAATACGATTTCAATGGGTCACACATTCAGCAAAGGAGACAACAATATCATATCTATGGGTCAAACCTACAACAAGGGGGATGACAATACCATATCAATGGGGCACATCTATAATAAAGGAGATGAGAATACCATATCAATGGGTCACACCTACAAGGGTGATAATAGTAATTTGTCTATTGGTCATTCTTATAACAAGGGAGAGAGTAATATAATATCTTTTGGTGGTTtccatgatgatgatgatgatacaAATCCCTCTGGGAGGCTTGTATGCAGTTATGACTTGTTGATGGGTCAGCCATCAGTTCAAAGGTCTGAGgcattaaatgagaaaaaattggTCGAGTCAAATGCTGATGCACTCATAAGTACTGCTCAGATAACTGCCTCCGGATCTGAGACTGtttcaaagaagaaagaagagcaAAAACTGTCTAAGAAGGTTCCTCCAAATAACTTCCCTTCAAATGTCAGAAGTTTGCTATCCACTGGTATGCTGGATGGAGTTCCAGTGAAGTACATTGCCTGGTCACGGGAG GAACTCCGAGGTATTATAAGAGGTTCTGGATATCTCTGTGGTTGTCAGTCATGCAATTTGTCTAAG GTAATTAATGCTTACGAGTTTGAGCGACATGCTGGTTGCAAGACAAAACACCCCAACAATCACATATACTTTGAGAATGGAAAGACTATCTATGGGATTGTCCAAGAGCTTAAAAGCACCCCACAGAATTCGTTGTTTGATGTTATTCAGACAATTACTGGTTCACCTATTAACCAGAAGTCCTTCCGTCTTTGGAAAG AATCCTTTCTGGCTGCAACTCGTGAACTTCAGCGTATATATGGAAAAGAAGAAGGGAAGCAATTGTCATGA